CCCTATCTTAGACTTTGAAGGGTGTGATGCTGGAATGTTCTTGTCTGAGCCCTGAGCAGCTCGGGTCCTTTGTGACCCTTTCACCTTACACCTGACATCGCATCCTCTGATGCACTTCATTTGCATCATCACAAATGGCATTCATGGAGATGACTTGTTGACACAGGCTTGGGACCCAATCTGCCCGAGAGGACATGGTCCCCGGGGCCTTGCTATTCGTGGACACGGATGAAATCATAGCACCTTGGGCTGCAGAGGATGATCCGCAAACATGTTTTCCAACCTGTGTTTTTCATCTCGACACGGGACCTCAGACGCAGAGCCCCAGGGCAGAAAGGGATCTGGATCACtcgaggggagaggaagagacttTGCTGAAAGGAGTCGGGGGGCATTAGAGTTGCTTCTCCAGTCCACAACAATAACACATACATATAGATCTGGGTGTATATGTGCACCTATATATCTGCTCAGGCTGCATGTTCCACCTCTGCCTCTCCCGCTCCAAACCTCACACAGACTCAGGGATTTGCAGACACTTCTAAGATGTTCCTTTGGCTTTTCATCTTTCTGCTCCTGCAGTTTCCTCTATTCGTGTAACGTTTCGCTGATCCCCTCTGCTTTTGGAGAATGAAACCCAGTGTATACAAGGATGGAGACATCGttgttggtgggttttttccccctttacaCAATTTTCTCTTACAGTAGGAACACTAAGCCTGTCAAGGATATCATTTTGGAGCAGTAagtacctatttatttattttctgcttcattaTTAAGATAAATGATGTCTAGGAGATCTGTGGTTGGATAGACCACAGCGCTGTGCATCGCCTGGTCTTTCCTTTCTCCGTGCACCCTCACCTCCCCGGAACTCTCCATAATTAATTCTGTCTTTTCCCACGGACTTCATCATTTCCttcagaggggaaagagagattttatgttttctgctttccttcctttttttccccattttcagggCTGCAAGCTTAGTGAGATGTACCAATGTACTCCagcagctctgccctccccttcTGCCTGGGCTGCCACAGCCTTGGATCAAGTGAAGTCCCTTAGAAACACAGCCCATGGGCAGGAGTTCAATGTGAAGAAGCTAGAGCAAAATGTCCCTTTCACTAAGTGAAGAGTCTCCCAATGTCCCTTTTGTCATGCGTTTTATTTGTAACATCCCTACAGGGAGGCCACTGCTGTCTCTGCCCCACCTGCATGGTCAGATTTCTTCCTGTAGGCATCTGGCTGCTCTTTGAAACATCTCGATATCGTTGTTTCATAGTGAGGTGTTCCATGCGTCCTAGAGCTGCAAGCCGGGCTGAAAACATTGTTGGATCTGTTCCTCCATCTTTGGATATTGCCTATGTCAGTTCAGCATCCTAAGGTCTAGTTAAACCATTGAGGAGGCAGAATTTCAGGGATTCCCACAGAGGGTCAGTGACCATGTGAGAAGAGGGGATTTCTCTGAAGACAGTGATTGCTGACTCCCCAGGACAGCGCTGGATCCTCAAGTTTTGCCTGCAGTAGCTGCACCCATTTGGGGGTGAGGATGGCAGGGCTGGGAGTTGGGGCCCCTTCCCTGCCAGAGTATCTGCACCTAGCTTATATCCCCTCTTACTTCTAGATATTTTGTCTacttatcttttcattccttGATGCTTTCCACGTTtacctgttcttttctttccatgaTTTTCCCAGTTGTATTTGCCATCTTGTTATCAGTGTGTTTAAGGTGCACACTGTCATTCTGAGGGATGCTGCTGGTTGTGGTTCCTTAGCCAGCGCCGGGGCTGCAGGATCTGGGGGCTCTTGAGTCCGGGAAGGTGTGGCCTGAGTCTCTCGCATGGAAGGCAAGTTCAACTCCTATGTCCCGGCAGCTTCAGGCACCTGGATGGTGTAGGGAGAGTTGGTTTCTCCTCGCAGGACGAGAGGCTAAATGCTTTTCTTCTTGTCCTGTGCTCTCCACTCACACACGCAAGCTCAGAGGACCTTGTCCCTGGGCAGGTCGGCTCTCACCAGACGTGTGCCCTGGAAACTCTGTCTCTGTTAAAAGAACATCCTGCtgaaagaaaacaggagattTTCACATCTGAGCTGACTTTTCCACTAGGCACAGGGCAACCAGTATCCATTAGACTTTAGGGACCCAtgagaatgttttaatttcttctaaaatcaggagggaaaaatgaactctaggaaaaagaaacatgtttCTATAGACAAGATGAATATATTTGTCTCTATATCAACACAGCCATGAATTACGTTTTAGTATTTTTGAGAGAGCAAGAGGCCCCCAAAGGCAAAAGTGCCTCAAGCCCAAGAAAGTCGTAATGTGGTCCTGATCCTACTTTTTATTCTTCTGCTTATAAATATGAACACATTACAAAAGTGGGGTTATCTGTCCCCATTCCTCTGTAATCGTTttacataacaaaatatcataaatatgtatctatataagtaaatatctatttatagaaaaagaagtaaatagcTTATTATTCTTAATGTCAGTCCTTAACTGACGATACTACTGTCCTCAACTGAAGGTAATTATTTTGCCTATACACTACTTATTGTAACCTTGAGGCTAGCCAAATCTTAATCAACATTGATTTTTGGATTACtgatttgtttctaatttttgttagTATAATTAGGGACATAACAGGCAAGCTCATAGACACATATTTGCACTCTACTCCAGTTAAAGCAAATGAATTCTTGGATGTAGAATGGCTAGGTGCAATGCTAGGTGTATTGTAAGGCTTTCAAGCTATATTGCCAAAGAACCTTCCTGAAATGTGCTCATTGATACTTTCATTAACTGTGAAGGAAAGGATGTATttccttcacatttttcttttactacttgGCCAATTTGATGTGTGAAAATGAGATCTCattaattatatttgtgtttcctttgttaGTGTTGGATAGATCATGTTcatatttttactgaattttaagaatatattttttgatgGGTTACTTTCTGtgacttttgccattttgtaTTCAACTataccttttcatttttaaagaacattttacattttgaagacaAAATGATTTGGTTGTCAATATTCTGAAAGTGTGTTACCAGGTTGttgttgattttaaatattttgtgtatggcatgtttaaaatagaaaagaacatgaATTTTTGTGTAGAGTAAAACGTAATCATCTTTGGCttattctttctgcctttttgcCATGCCTTCTCCAACCTACAATTTTATAGATAGAAATGTCTTAATtcagtactttatttttcttctgaaaggtTAGAGCTTCCGAATTTATTCTGCGTCAGGTGTCAAGTGGATTAACTTGGTTTTATATTCACACGAGCTTATCTTTACCATTAATAGAACAATTCATTACTTCTCTATGATTTCCAATAACACCTGTGTGATGCATGACACATTTATATAGACACAGTCATCtctctattttctgttctgtgCTGTTGATGTATTTCTATCTTCCAATACCATCACCACCCTGTGTAAGATATTGCGTAAATCAATGATGGTAATGATCGTTTCTGGAAAATCACATTCTCCCCTTCATAGTCTGAATTATTTTCACTCCCTTCCTGAAACTTCCATGCTTCCAGGAAACCCCTAAAGTAATTTTGAaactatcttaaaaaaattaccttGCAACTTTTAGCTTGTTATATTATTTTGACAGCACTTTCTGGAGAATATCAACATCTatgcaatattttatataagaaacataagaaaataggGTTTTATGATATTGTCCCCAAAAGCCAGTGTGATTTTTTCTTAAGGGCATTGCTATGTTATATATAGGTTCCAATAATGCTTTTATGTCACTGATGTTCCGTTGACAAGCGATTGGCAGgtgtatatttatttagtgcttggTTGGCTTGTCCTTCTCCCTTGGTTATAAGAACTCtccacattttctctttggtttcccaGGTGAATAATCTTATCCTCTGCAAAATACTACTGCTTGCTCCTTTGTTCCATTCTTTCTTACCtgttattttattgcattatctAATAAATTAGGAAGTCCAGAAAGATACTCAATAATATTGGTGCTAACAGAAGTTATGGCGCTGTCCCTGACTTTAATGGATATGCCCTTCATGCAGAGATTCTTTAAGCATCTTCATCCCACAGCACTCGTGGGAGATGAGCTGCTGTGGCAGTAGCCATGGCTCGTAGTGTTGGACCTTCAGATCTGCCGGGGGAAACATCCCAGCCTGTGCAGAGCAGCCCCCATTTGGGGTGATCttctgtgcccacccctcacccacctGTAAATGTGACTCATTGTTCTTGTTTGAAGAAGACCTGTGTTTTGACTTGAGAGgagattttttagttttagttatttaaaaaaaaaaaaacactttaaggaAGTGTCCTCCAAAAATCATATGTTCTGTCAGAAATGCATGTCAAATGGTATCAAATCCTTTGTATACTTCAATGAGCATAGTGTTTATCTCCTGGCAGATATGTGAGGACATTGAATATGAGGATATGAAAAGATTATCTAATTTTCTAATAGCCTGTTTGTGATGATTTCTtgctcatattttccttttggtgtTGGTAACAGGCTCAGGTTAACTTCACAATTAATAGAGATATACCTTCTTACTCTATCTTCTGGGAGGGTAGGGAAGGGTACCCTAGTAGGGTAAATATCTATTCTTAAGTTTTAGAAACAGCTCATCTGTAAAGACATTGAGCCCTGCCatagatttgaattttatttcttaaaatctctcTTGAAGGCGTGTAGCAACATTTGtatcatttcctctttattttatgcTTGAGTGAGTTGGGTAATTACATTTTCATGTAAAAAGCGGCTCTTTCACTGAGATCCCAGGTGAAATATACGCAGGCGATTATACACAATATTTCTGGGTGATTACACACAGTATTCTCATGATGGCTATAGAATTTCCTCTGTGGCTTCACTCATGGTCCCTTTCTCCCACCTAGTGTCATTAATGTTTGTCTTCTTCAAAGTATTCTTTTAATTAGTCTTGTCTGAATGATGTCAGTTTTATAGATCTTTCCAGAGAATTAAAACAACTGATTAATTTTCCTCTGGacttatgttttatttgtttatatgcttAACTCTGCTTGTAtcttttctcaaattattttatatatattttgtttcttctttccccttGTATTGAGTTGAGAGtttatcttctttctcctcttcctttctctctcctctctctcctgggttCCTGGCTACTCCTTTCTAATCATTggtttgattttctgtttgaacAAAGAGTTATACATTAGAGTGATTAGTGGTTAAAAATTATCTGATGGGGCAGACtcagtggcacagcgattaagtttgcacattccacttctgtagcccggggttcgccggttcagatcccgggtgcagacctatgcaccgcttgtcaagccatgctgtggcaggcttcccacatatgaagtagaggaagatgggcacggatgttagctcagggccagtcttcctcagcaaaaagagcaggattggtaGCAGTAAGCTCAgtcctaatcttcctcaaaaaaataattatctgatTTATGTAGAATATGTTGGTAGTTAATGAGGATTTTGTGTGAGTGCATGGTTTACAGAGCTGGACTTCAAATCTACTTGTTCACATGATGAGCTTCTGAATCAGGATTTCTGCGGTTGGCCAAAGGATCTCTCTCTTCGGGTGATTTCAGGAATTGACTATGATATAGAACTTGCTTGCTGAATGAGGAAAGGATCAATTTCATAATAATATGCTTTCTCTACTTTTAAGTCAGAAAGTTTGAGATTTATATGTAGATTGGGtgtgtttctcaaatatttaataataaaccaAGGTTAACATTGTACATGATTAGTATATTGATGTATTTTGGACAAAGACTAAGAGAGGTTACAGTGAATTCTCTTACTGTGGTTATAGTTAGATTcactttatttcatatttctaaaatctttcctttatatatattattatttagcaTATGCTTTTTAAACTCTACTTACATTGTATTCCTTAGTACCTTTTGCCTTCAGATATGTGTATTACAGTACGCACTTACACGGATAATAGTTTCATATTAATTGTGGCTTTGCTTTTGTGAGCACTTGTATAGAATATCATTGATAATCCCCTTTATTTCAGTATTTATGTTCCATGTTGATTTCCTGTGTCTTCTGTGAGTGACATAGAACAATATTCAATACTGAGAAAGTGATTTAAGGGGCCGGactggtggcacagccgttaagttcacacgttccacttcggtggcccaggatcgAGGGTTCGgatcggacatggcaccacttggcacaccatgctgtggtaggcgtcccacatataaagtagaggaagatgggcatggatgttagctcagggccagtcttcctcagcaaaaagaggagaattggcagcagttagctcagggctaatcttcctcaaaaaaaaaaaaaaaaaaggaagtgatttAAGTAACTTAAATACAGTATAATTGATACGTGTACCTTCATCTCTGTGGTCCTGTTtcatatttgacatttttatttttactagttttgccctaagaaaaataattttttgggcCAGCtctggtagcctagtggttaagttcagcatgctctacttcagcagcccgggcatggagctacaccactcatctgtcagtggccatgctgtggcagcggtccacatacaaaatagagtaagattggcaactgatATTGGCTCAGgttgaaacttcctcagcaaagaaaaataaatgaataaataaatcattttcgTCTTTAAACTTTTCTCCACCAGGTTGGATATATGcatcttttttcatttgattttagaatacttttaattttaaaaataagaagaaccCAGAATCTGAAGTCTTGCCTCATTGACTCCTCAATATTAGATGAAAAATGTAAtggtttttacttctttcttttctctccaacttCAGTTTCTCTAGGTATAAATTGAACTCTTTGTTCTAGATGGTTTTACAACTTGTATGCTTCCTTTAAAGTGatttgtattttgcatttttaaaagcacattacCACAAAGTATTTAGGCAATTGTTtcactttttctgtgtttatttctttggtgTGATAACTTTCCTTTAAACTAGCTGTCCTCAAATTTTATCATGGgacagaatcatctggagggcttgttaaaacacagaagGAGTGCTGGACCCCACCTCGGACAttctgagtcagtaggtctggggcagggccagaggaCTAGCATCTCCCTGTTGTGATGGGGAGCTCCCCCTGcctaatcctcctcctttttcatcTCACAAGTGCATCATCTGTATCAGTGTGGAGGCTCTCCCTCCCTAATCCTTCTATTTTTCACAGATGTCACACCACAATACACTTCTTGTACTCCGACTCCATCTCAGCAGTTGGAGGACACAATGACACACACACGTTCTTCATTTTTACTCAGAAAGAACACTCTATCTGCAAGAAGAATAATATGGATGTCATTCTCTGCTCTTTACcgattttgatttattttcataacaCACCATCCTTCTTCTTTGTTGGCAGCATTTAATGCTCTAACATGGCAAATATGTGGGGCTTCCATAGATTCTTCACACTCTCCCTCCTTAAAATATAATTGGTTATATCACATCAGAGCTAAGTTTAACTAAAGTTGGCCACATTGTGGCTTGTTGCATATCCATCAGCTGTGTGTGAAGTGTGTGTGCAcattacagaaaaagaatattctctgGAGTGTGCATCTCAATGACTCTTCTCCTAGAATTTGATTAAATATGTTCTAAATGCAGGTTCCTAGTTTCAGTTAAATGTACCTAATCCATAGGTAGATGATAAGCCTGTAAAATTTTCTATACCTTAAGCTTATTTCGTTGAACAGCGTGTAAATTGTTTCTACCCCCCAAGCTCATGCATTtgattagaaaatttattttcttttcaacttaaagaaagaatttatgttaaaagaaagaaatccaaaacagTATCTAAACGAAAGAATTCTTGGGAGTATAGAGGACTAGATAACTTGTAGGGGTTTCCCTGTACAAAACAAGATTTTTCATGACTTTAATAAAATAGTAGGATTTTAATTGCATTCCCAAGTTtccatgaagtcagagaaatctCAAAGTACGAAAGAAGGAAATTGTAAGCGCTTGAAAATTTTGGATTTACCCAGAGGCCAAAGGCCGGCGCCATCCTGCAATGAAAGGATTTGTCTTTGAGTCACAGTGACTTTAGGGAAGTGACTCTCAGACTCCAAGATTTGTTgtgagccataaaaaaagaaaataaagtcactcAGCTTGGTGTCACCTCACACGACTGGGAGCAGAGGTCATTGACATCCTTTTCTGGAGGGAAGGACCCTACACTAAGTTTTCAGGTGCTCTACTTATTAAAATCACACAAGATTGAGCTCATAAACCAAGTTCACCAAAAACATAAGGAAACACGTGCCATTGTTTATAATAGTCACcaaaacatgagaaataaaattaaaaataaaacaagagatttAGACCTTGAAACCTCAACTATTAGATTTAtccatttcaaaatataaaataactatgtataaactgtttataaaaattacaaccacaaaataaaaatcaaacaggaGACTTTAAGAAATTTTCAGACATATTTGGCAAATAacatttcagagatgaaaaatacataacttttgagatttaaaattcCATAGATGGGTTACATCctagaagagagaataaagaactAAATTTCAATTCTGAAGGAAACAGAATGCAGTGCGAAAAGACAAGGAACTAGAACATCTGAGGGATAAATTAGACATGGAGGAgataatgagagaaattaaagaaaaagcagaaataaaattctcagaaacaAAAACGAGCTAGTCATGAGGAGGTGGCTGAAAGCTAGAGGCTCCATGAGTTTCTCAGGAGATGAGAAACTATATCTACGTCAGACAGTGTGTACTGGTCGTGAAATAGAAGTAGAGAATGTAACTCTCCCCCAAATAggggagataaaatggaatatagAAAACAAGGAtaaatcaatacattttaaaaggagataaaagtgataaaaaatgTTGTGACAAAAACATAGATGGGGGGCTAAAACAAGTATATAAATACAAGAAATGTACATGTAATAAATTCTCCAGTTAAATGCAAATTGTCAGGTTGAATGGGGCGATAACTACTTTAGCTATATCTTGTTAACAAGACATGTGAAAACCAAGACCATGGACAATTAGAAAGTCAAGATatggaagaagatataaagacacACTACGCAAATACCAGTCAATATCAGATAAAACAGATAAGGATAACATGCATGAATAAGAATAAAGTGGTTGATTCACAATGGCATAAAAGTTCAGTTCACTACAGTAGTTCTAATCGTACACACTGTATCATGTTAAGATAATATAGCATcaaatagaaaagagaggagatagaagaagaggaggaggaaagtgggAGGGTAAATATAAAACAATCAACCCTCATAGCAAAGAATTTCCACTTTTCTCTCAGACCAACAATAACATATATCTAATAATAGAATATTGGAAAACCAAATTTGCAAGTCTGATTTATTGGACACATATAGAACCCTATACCTCAAAACTGAagaatacctatccttctcaagcacACAGGAAGCATTAACAAGCAGTGAGCATGAACTGGGCTATTAATCAAGCCTCAACAAAGAGAACACTTGAAATAAGTACAGCGTACTCTGTTTCATTCTGGATGGAATTACAGATCTCAGgcaatagaaatgcaaaatatttcctttggcCTCGGAGATTATTCCTTTGTAGAAAGTCTGTAGAGGAGACGAAGAGAATAGGGGCTATTGGGACTAGGTACTGCCGAAGATGTTAATTGCTAATATTGACAttattgttacatttttaaaataagaaatggatgATGAACTTTTTAAACTTTGCAATGTTGTGTCTCTTAGATTCCTAAGTGTCTCCAGTTCTTTCAGTCTTTTATGCTTCTTCCAAGTGTTCCTGCCTTTTGATGATTCCTCCTTCAGTGGAATGCTGACATTTGCCTTAGCTCCCTGGTTTTTGATGGTGGCAGATACACGACTTTGATGGGGCAGAAGTTTAGGGAATTTGATTGCCAGCCTTCTGTTGCACCATCGTCAACCCACAGGTGTCATGCTTCTCTGCTTGCCTCATACACTTCAGTTGGAATTGCTCCTCCTCCCCGGGGCTATCTCCAATCTCCTGTTAATATTCTTGCTCTTCCATGAATCATTTAATGATGTGCTCATATGAACAAGCATTTTGGATCCTGAACCAAAGCATGATTTACAAAACCCTCTCTGAATGTGATCTACATTTCCCGTtcgttttattttcctttgtaaactTAACCACACTCCTCCATGTGTGGAATTCAGTGAGGACCTTCCAGAGTCTTTGTTATGTGATTTGCTTTAGCTCTAAATTCTACAGCTTCAGGAGAGCCGGATGTTGCTACAGGTGAAATGAGTTGACTGGGCATTCATCCCTAATTAAGTGACTGTACTGGAGCTTAAGATCAACATGGTTTGTGTCTTTTCCCTAAGGATCCCTATCCCTCTCTGCAAGTTTCAGCAGAAGAACTGTCCTggccttcatttttgccattgaGGAAATCAACAGAAACCCCCATCTTTTACCCAACATGTCTCTGGGATTTGATCTCTATAATGCAGTGCACAGTGAACACAGGACATTGGAGAGTTCCCTCATTTGGCTTTCAGGGCTGGACAGGGACATCCCTAATTACACCTGTAGGAGAGAGAGCAAGTCTGTAGCAGTGCTTACAGGAACCACATGGGCAATTTCTGCCCAGATTGGAACACTGCTGGCACTCTACAAATTTCCACAGGTAAGGCTGTGTGGGATGGGAAGAGATGAAACCATGTCTCCTTTGGTGCATTCTCAGGTGCCTAAAAAAGACGAATGGATGAGACTGGGTTTATGCATCTCTCAATGGATATGATCTCAAAGGAGAAGTGTACAGAGCCTCGGTGGGTTATGGCTTTCCTTTGTTCGGGGTTGAGAGGAGGATGAGGGGGAAGGAGACAAAGCAATTTCCTGGAACTCTGAGTCTGATCGGTTATTCTCTAGCAAGCTCTCAGGGAGTGGGGAATGATTAGAAAATGAAGTGGGCAAATCTCCCTTCTACCACTTCCAGGTGTTTCTGAATACCCTTCAGGACGGAGAGTGTGCTttttgccaatcctcttccttaCACTGATTACAAATGTCTTTTCCCTTTAGCTTACCTATGGTCCTTTTGAGCATATCCTGAGTGACAATGAccagtttccatctctttatcagATGGCCCCGAGGGACACATCTCTGGTCCTTGGCATGGTCTCTTTGCTGCTTCATTTCAATTGGACCTGGGTGGGGCTAGTTATCTCAGAAGTCAGGAAAGGTGTTCAGGTTCTCTCAGATTTGAGAGGAGAGATGGACAGGAGTGGAATCTGTGCAGCCTTTGTGGAAATGATCCCTGTCAGTGACAGGACATATTTCTCAACGACCTGGCAATATCATTTGTGGATCAAGGAATCATCAGCGAAGGTGGTTATCGTTTATGGTGATTCTGACTCTCTAATAAGCTTGAGCTTTTCTAAATGGCATCTTTTAGTGATATGGAAAGTCTGGGTCATGACATCACAGTGGGATTTTACTGCTGGTCCAAGAGAATTCATACTTGACTCATTCCCTGGAACTCATTTTTTCACACCAACATGGTGAGATCCCTGGTTTTGAAAAATTCATCATGACAGCTAACCCTTCCAAATATCCAGAAGACTTTTACCTTGCTAAGTTGTGGTTCATCTCCTTTAATTGCATGGTTTCTGAATCTGACTGTAAAATATTGGAGAAGTGTCCACTCAATGCCTCCCTGGGATTGTTGCCTTGGCATTGTTTTGACATGGCCATGACTGAAGGCAGTAACAATGCGTACAATGCTGTGTATGCTGTGGCCTGGACCCTTCACGAGATGCTTCTTCAACAAGTAGAAATGCAGACAATGGGAAGTGGAGAAGGGCTGGTGTTTTCTCCCTGGCAGGTAATGTCTCTTCCACTTAATAGCATGTCCTGTCATAAATGTGACTTTCTTACGGAGTTCCATGGAGCACAAACCAAGTAGTTAGGATTCTTTCTCTAAGAACACAAGAGTTTCTGTGCTTGTTTCCCTCTCTAGGAGGTAAAGCTCATCCTGGGTAGTAGTGGTCTTCAAGAAGAAGGTGCTAATGGCAAGGAGGAAGTCAGCTATGAGTCAATATCACTACTTTGTGTTACAAAGGATCTCAACATCCTGCCTGCCTAGTGTTTTCAGTAGGGAATATTAAGCCTTCTCCCATGAGGTTACTCAATGACAGTAGGAAGAGAATTTGTCCCTTAAGTGCCTATATGGTGCTGAAAATTATACTGAATACTTTACATAAATGATCTCACTTATTTCTGCAGCCACTTTAGGTATTGCTAATATCATTTTGCAGATTGATGCTCTGGAATAATTCAGAGAGTGCATGAGTGCAGCTAGATTTAACTCTGCAGTTGACATTTGTCTGAATCCCTTGCCACAGACTGTCTTGGTCTGCATGTCTTTCGGCATTTGCTCTTGCAACTGATAGAAACAGTATGGTGTTTTAGTTCTCCATATGGTttcacttattttacttaatcagATGCTTGTAATAAAGTTAAATTGTGAAGCAGGGATTTCATATGATGAGTGCCCTTCCCCATTCAGGCTTTTCATCTTTCACACCGGGAAACACTTCATCACAGGATGATGCATCTCTTTTAGCTGCATCCCTTTCTTGGGAACATCCAATTTAACAATCCTGCTGGTGACTCCATGAATTTGGCTGAAGGAAGAAGATCAGAGGCAGAGTATGCCATTCTCaacttttggaattttccagaaggTCTTGGACTTAAGATGAAAGTAGGAAAGTATTCCCCCACATGCTCCACGAGGTCAG
The Equus quagga isolate Etosha38 unplaced genomic scaffold, UCLA_HA_Equagga_1.0 HiC_scaffold_16533_RagTag, whole genome shotgun sequence genome window above contains:
- the LOC124232013 gene encoding LOW QUALITY PROTEIN: vomeronasal type-2 receptor 116-like (The sequence of the model RefSeq protein was modified relative to this genomic sequence to represent the inferred CDS: inserted 2 bases in 2 codons; deleted 1 base in 1 codon), with the translated sequence SLSLSASFSRRTVLAFIFAIEEINRNPHLLPNMSLGFDLYNAVHSEHRTLESSLIWLSGLDRDIPNYTCRRESKSVAVLTGTTWAISAQIGTLLALYKFPQLTYGPFEHILSDNDQFPSLYQMAPRDTSLVLGMVSLLLHFNWTWVGLVISEVRKGVQVLSDLRGEMDRSGICAAFVEMIPVSDRTYFSTTWQYHLWIKESSAKVVIVYGDSDSLISLSFSKWHLLVIWKVWVMTSQWDFTAGPREFILDSFPGXLIFSHQHGEIPGFEKFIMTANPSKYPEDFYLAKLWFISFNCMVSESDCKILEKCPLNASLGLLPWHCFDMAMTEGSNNAYNAVYAVAWTLHEMLLQQVEMQTMGSGEGLVFSPWQLHPFLGNIQFNNPAGDSMNLAEGRRSEAEYAILNFWNFPEGLGLKMKVGKYSPHAPRGQELSLSEEMIEWAIGVPETPHSVCSESCSPGFRKTPQEGKATCCFDCTPCPENEISNETDMDQCVRCPDHQYANRERDQCLQKAVTFLAYEDPLGMALACTALSFSGLTAVVLGVFVKHRDTLIVKVNNRTLSYILLVSLTLSFLCCLLFIGRPNTATCILQQITFGVLFTVAVSAVLAKTLTVLVAFKFTAPGRRMRQWSVSGAPNFIIPVCSFIQLSLRGVWLGTSPPFIDMVAHSEQGHIIIMCNKSSVTAFYCVLGYLGSLALGSFSLAYLARNLPDTFNEAKFLTFSVLVFCSVWVPFLPVYRSTKGKVMVAVEIFSISDSSAGLLGCIFVPKCYIIFLRPERNTSNVLRNTTHLGK